One region of Dokdonia sp. 4H-3-7-5 genomic DNA includes:
- a CDS encoding glycoside hydrolase family 113 codes for MKNIIGCFFLLICLQACTAQKTEEKKINGVSFVANRNPVDSTHVSPVQLVNANYAAVMPFGFVPQKDKPQIIYNTDRQWYGETREGGRNYVSELHKAGIEVMVKPQIWIRNGEFTGYLKMETEAEWLALETSYRNFIIDYATLAQEEGATIFCIGTELEQFVTNRPDFWTQLIIDIREVYNGKLTYAANWDEYKKTPFWSQLDYIGIDAYFPVCDDQTPSVECVTAGWQLWKEEMSAFAKAENRKVIFTEFGYRSVDYTGKEPWKADRSMTTVNLEGQAQATQALFDTVWDEEWMAGGFIWKWFIKHDEVGGPENNQFTPQNKPAEAVIRQHYGKY; via the coding sequence ATGAAAAATATTATAGGATGTTTCTTTTTATTGATTTGTCTACAAGCGTGTACTGCTCAAAAAACAGAAGAAAAGAAAATCAATGGGGTGAGTTTTGTTGCAAATCGTAATCCGGTAGATAGCACTCATGTAAGCCCTGTACAACTTGTAAATGCAAACTATGCTGCGGTAATGCCGTTTGGGTTTGTGCCACAAAAAGATAAACCACAAATTATATACAATACAGACAGGCAGTGGTATGGCGAGACCAGGGAAGGAGGTCGCAACTATGTGTCAGAATTGCACAAAGCAGGTATTGAGGTGATGGTAAAACCACAGATATGGATACGCAATGGCGAGTTTACTGGGTACCTTAAAATGGAGACAGAAGCAGAGTGGTTAGCACTAGAAACCTCATACCGCAACTTTATAATTGATTATGCCACACTAGCTCAAGAAGAAGGAGCAACCATCTTTTGCATAGGTACAGAGTTAGAACAATTTGTAACAAACAGACCAGATTTTTGGACGCAACTTATTATTGATATAAGAGAGGTGTACAATGGTAAACTTACCTATGCAGCAAACTGGGATGAGTATAAGAAAACTCCATTTTGGAGTCAGCTAGACTACATAGGTATTGATGCTTATTTTCCTGTTTGTGATGATCAAACACCATCTGTGGAGTGTGTTACAGCAGGATGGCAACTATGGAAGGAGGAGATGTCCGCTTTCGCGAAAGCGGAAAACCGCAAAGTGATTTTCACAGAATTTGGGTACCGCTCTGTAGATTATACAGGCAAAGAACCTTGGAAGGCAGATAGATCTATGACCACCGTAAATCTTGAAGGACAGGCACAAGCGACGCAAGCTCTCTTTGATACAGTATGGGATGAAGAGTGGATGGCAGGAGGATTTATATGGAAGTGGTTCATTAAACATGATGAGGTAGGAGGTCCAGAAAACAACCAGTTTACACCCCAAAATAAACCAGCCGAAGCTGTAATAAGACAGCATTATGGTAAGTATTAA
- a CDS encoding 4Fe-4S binding protein — translation MKIIKNLGLVIFLTGLAIWTASVFMGGFTLQQDQLDAFVSEKGIKSELITKKITEDVVGKTLGTFAFTGAIRNALAENNTYYDTQIAKYDAAKEWDKKGEQYQYRINDKDFQAFSFSLAKKAGTGFIVENKGLMWFLTFGLSILGALMFIFPNLVLLGKPGIKNDHIYHDAATNRGWIAWLVLIYLVLFYLVLYFNADYVVNWTFILDPISNALNGGDASQWFVYGFLYCTIMLTMAMRMYIKYRHNKYQIVRTTSVLFFQIVFAFLIPEIMSSLGKPGYDFKNAFPLDYDFFFEWNLETLTESGGLGIFILVWGVVLTLVIVPVMVYFFGKRWYCSWVCGCGGLAETLGDPYRQHSNKTMKAWKLERWLIHSVLVFSLVMTLVTLYCYFTGAEAFLGINSQWIKDTYSFLIGAWFAGVIGTGFYPIFGNRVWCRFGCPLAAYLGFVQRFKSRFRITTNGGQCISCGNCSTYCEQGIDVRAYAQKGENIVRSSCVGCGVCSAVCPRGVLKLENGPEAGRINPTQVLLGNDVDLMDYVNNDQDVA, via the coding sequence ATGAAAATTATTAAAAACTTAGGCCTGGTTATCTTTCTTACCGGACTAGCAATATGGACTGCTTCTGTGTTTATGGGAGGCTTTACATTACAACAAGATCAACTAGACGCTTTTGTTTCTGAAAAAGGAATTAAAAGCGAACTCATTACTAAAAAAATAACAGAAGACGTAGTGGGCAAAACCCTAGGCACCTTTGCCTTTACAGGTGCCATACGTAATGCCCTTGCCGAAAATAATACCTATTATGATACTCAAATAGCCAAATATGACGCTGCAAAGGAATGGGATAAAAAAGGAGAACAATACCAGTATCGCATTAATGATAAAGACTTTCAAGCCTTTAGCTTCTCCCTAGCCAAAAAAGCAGGAACAGGCTTCATCGTTGAAAATAAAGGGCTCATGTGGTTCTTAACTTTTGGACTTAGCATCTTAGGAGCACTTATGTTTATTTTTCCTAACCTTGTTTTATTAGGTAAACCAGGAATTAAAAACGACCACATCTACCACGACGCAGCTACAAACCGCGGCTGGATTGCATGGCTAGTACTCATATACCTCGTGCTATTTTACCTAGTGCTTTATTTTAATGCAGACTATGTAGTAAACTGGACATTTATACTCGACCCTATCAGTAATGCGCTTAATGGTGGAGATGCCAGCCAGTGGTTTGTGTACGGTTTCTTGTACTGTACCATCATGCTCACGATGGCTATGCGTATGTATATAAAGTACCGTCACAATAAATACCAGATTGTACGTACTACCTCTGTATTATTCTTCCAAATAGTATTTGCCTTCCTTATTCCAGAGATCATGTCTAGCTTAGGAAAGCCAGGATATGATTTTAAAAATGCATTCCCACTTGACTATGATTTCTTTTTTGAGTGGAATCTAGAAACACTTACAGAAAGTGGTGGCCTAGGTATTTTCATCCTCGTATGGGGTGTTGTACTTACACTCGTTATTGTACCGGTAATGGTATACTTCTTTGGAAAAAGATGGTACTGTAGCTGGGTTTGTGGTTGTGGTGGCCTTGCCGAAACTCTTGGTGATCCCTACCGCCAGCATTCTAATAAAACGATGAAAGCTTGGAAGCTTGAGCGCTGGCTCATACACTCGGTACTCGTGTTTTCACTAGTGATGACACTCGTCACATTATACTGTTACTTTACCGGTGCAGAAGCTTTTTTAGGAATCAACTCGCAGTGGATAAAAGACACCTATAGCTTCCTGATAGGTGCTTGGTTTGCAGGAGTAATCGGGACTGGATTCTACCCTATTTTTGGTAACCGTGTATGGTGTCGTTTTGGATGCCCGCTAGCAGCCTACTTAGGGTTTGTACAACGTTTTAAATCTCGTTTTAGAATTACTACAAACGGAGGGCAATGTATCTCTTGTGGTAACTGTTCTACCTATTGTGAGCAAGGAATTGATGTACGTGCATATGCTCAGAAAGGAGAAAACATCGTACGTTCTAGCTGTGTAGGTTGTGGTGTATGTAGCGCAGTATGTCCTCGTGGCGTACTTAAGTTAGAAAACGGACCAGAAGCAGGTCGTATCAACCCTACTCAAGTATTACTAGGTAATGACGTAGACCTTATGGACTATGTAAATAATGATCAAGATGTAGCGTAA
- a CDS encoding acyloxyacyl hydrolase yields MNYLRQLGIAFSCLLITAIHAQEEKVRPFDLEADFFYGTILEHNPDISHLITEHPQGIMLAYNRKTYGYEAWERRYNFPDVGYTFVYQDMKNENLGELYSAYAHYNFYYWKRRLQFRIGQGVAIATNPYDRETNFINNAYGTTVLSSTMLKFGFKQNNIFKNIGVHAGVTIIHYSNANLKAPNNSTNTWAFTAGINYFPKANEFPDYIPLGEKTAYSEPIHYNLVVSGGANQSDINNSPRYGFLTLTAFADKRINHKSSFTAGVDAFFANFLKELIRYESVAFPDGEVTGDEDWKRFGVFIGHELHFNELSFVSQLGYYVYYPYDFEGRFYNRLGLKRTFGEHFSGSMVVKAHGAKAEAVEFGLGYRF; encoded by the coding sequence ATGAATTACTTGCGCCAGCTAGGCATCGCCTTTTCTTGTTTACTAATTACTGCAATACATGCACAAGAAGAAAAAGTACGCCCATTTGATCTTGAAGCAGATTTTTTTTACGGTACAATCTTAGAACATAATCCAGATATTTCGCATCTAATAACGGAGCATCCGCAAGGGATAATGCTTGCATATAACCGAAAGACATACGGGTATGAAGCATGGGAGCGACGTTATAATTTTCCAGATGTGGGTTACACTTTTGTGTATCAAGACATGAAAAATGAAAATCTAGGCGAATTGTATAGTGCTTATGCGCATTATAACTTTTACTACTGGAAGCGTAGATTACAGTTTAGAATAGGGCAAGGAGTTGCAATTGCCACAAATCCATATGATAGAGAGACTAACTTTATAAATAACGCTTACGGTACCACTGTGTTGAGTAGTACCATGCTTAAATTTGGTTTCAAGCAGAATAATATCTTCAAAAATATAGGAGTACACGCAGGGGTTACCATTATACACTACAGTAACGCAAACCTCAAAGCGCCTAATAACTCCACAAATACATGGGCATTTACTGCGGGGATTAATTATTTTCCAAAAGCAAATGAGTTTCCGGATTACATCCCACTAGGAGAAAAAACAGCATACTCAGAGCCTATACATTATAATCTCGTAGTGAGTGGTGGTGCAAATCAAAGTGATATAAATAATTCTCCACGATATGGCTTCTTAACGCTTACGGCATTTGCAGATAAGCGTATAAATCATAAGTCTAGTTTTACCGCTGGAGTAGATGCCTTCTTTGCAAATTTTTTAAAAGAGCTCATTCGTTATGAGTCTGTCGCTTTTCCAGATGGTGAAGTTACAGGTGATGAAGACTGGAAACGTTTTGGAGTTTTTATAGGGCATGAGTTGCATTTTAACGAGCTTTCGTTTGTCTCTCAGTTAGGCTACTATGTGTACTATCCATACGATTTTGAAGGAAGGTTTTATAATCGATTGGGCCTCAAAAGAACTTTTGGAGAGCACTTTTCTGGAAGTATGGTCGTAAAAGCACATGGAGCAAAAGCAGAGGCGGTTGAATTTGGACTAGGATATAGATTTTAA
- a CDS encoding ATP-binding protein, whose protein sequence is MSVSIGTAQIDSLKIKERLRSLMDSSATYYETNNYSKSLEFNIRIIEEAKKINDTGYLQSGFRYLGYDYLILQDTIQARESFERSQEYASLAQDSLGLGLTYMDLANLYGYSENSLDRALQYHDKSIIVFRKLKDSFNLSNAYLNTVLTLQEHERYDKSLKYLKKADQLKNELSNSLKTSLENQWAIYYLHEKNYKKVDYHLSKIFKDTLLQASTFELADSYLSYSLSLYGQKRYKEAYEYSVKYQTLYEQTTEEYQNEESQKIAANFQVSEYKKDIERNELENRLQAEIVRSQINWNKFLIVVTASSILLLILLYRMYKSKKDYVKSLTEKNIEYLTAKNESEQSTKAKTAFFSTVSHELRTPLYGVIGLSTILMDDPKLKSHQQDLKSLKFSADYLLALINDVLQINKIDSNTVIENNEVFNTRDFIRNIVSSFEYMRQQNKNNIHINIDENVPEFVKGDATRLSQILMNLVGNACKFTENGDIYIILEASGVRDQKTSIHFTIQDTGIGIPAEKQQSIFDEFSQVSSRHYTYQGTGLGLPIVQKLLALSGSEIHLSSKEGKGSTFFFTLDFELSNEELLIEPIVIVDDKQLKNKRILIVDDNRINQIVTKKILQKLEVTCSIANNGQEAVECARDNEYDLILMDINMPVKDGLEATKEIRIFNANIPIIALTAVEVKEMRYKIYNAGLTDIIVKPYDITIFKRTILRNLKHTNLDQPTYTKELHI, encoded by the coding sequence ATGTCGGTATCTATAGGAACGGCACAGATAGATAGCTTAAAAATAAAAGAAAGATTGAGGAGTCTCATGGACTCTTCCGCAACCTACTATGAAACTAATAACTATAGTAAATCCCTTGAATTTAATATAAGAATCATTGAGGAGGCAAAAAAAATAAATGATACTGGCTATTTGCAAAGTGGCTTCCGATATTTAGGATATGACTATTTAATCTTACAAGACACCATACAAGCTAGAGAAAGCTTTGAGCGGTCTCAAGAATATGCTAGCCTTGCTCAAGATAGCCTAGGCTTAGGTTTGACCTATATGGATCTTGCAAATCTTTATGGTTACTCGGAGAACTCCCTTGATAGAGCTCTTCAATATCACGACAAGTCTATTATAGTATTCAGAAAATTAAAAGACTCATTTAACCTAAGCAATGCATATTTAAATACTGTGCTCACATTACAAGAACATGAGCGATATGACAAGTCATTAAAATACTTAAAAAAGGCTGACCAGTTAAAAAATGAACTCTCAAATAGTTTAAAGACAAGTCTTGAAAATCAGTGGGCGATTTACTACCTGCATGAAAAGAACTATAAGAAAGTAGATTATCATTTATCAAAAATTTTTAAGGACACCTTATTACAAGCATCAACCTTTGAACTTGCAGATAGTTATCTTAGCTATAGTCTAAGTTTATATGGTCAAAAACGGTATAAAGAGGCTTATGAGTATAGCGTAAAGTACCAGACACTTTATGAGCAAACAACTGAGGAATATCAAAATGAAGAATCTCAAAAGATAGCTGCAAATTTTCAAGTATCCGAATACAAAAAGGATATTGAGAGGAACGAATTAGAAAATAGACTTCAAGCAGAAATTGTAAGAAGCCAGATAAACTGGAATAAATTTCTCATTGTTGTAACAGCGTCAAGTATTTTATTGCTCATCTTACTTTATAGAATGTATAAAAGTAAGAAGGACTATGTAAAAAGCCTTACTGAAAAAAATATAGAATATCTTACAGCAAAAAATGAATCTGAGCAGTCTACAAAAGCTAAGACGGCCTTTTTCTCAACGGTGAGCCATGAGTTAAGAACTCCACTCTATGGTGTAATAGGACTCAGTACTATCCTGATGGACGACCCAAAGTTAAAATCTCATCAACAAGACCTTAAGTCTCTCAAGTTCTCTGCAGACTATCTACTTGCGCTTATAAATGATGTATTGCAAATCAATAAAATTGATTCAAATACAGTCATAGAAAACAATGAAGTTTTTAATACAAGAGATTTTATTAGAAACATTGTCTCTTCTTTTGAATATATGCGCCAGCAAAACAAAAACAACATTCACATTAATATTGATGAAAACGTTCCAGAATTTGTAAAAGGAGATGCTACAAGGCTTTCTCAAATACTAATGAACTTAGTAGGAAACGCTTGTAAGTTTACAGAAAATGGAGATATCTATATCATACTCGAAGCTTCCGGTGTAAGAGATCAAAAGACGAGTATTCACTTTACAATTCAAGATACAGGTATAGGTATTCCCGCAGAAAAACAGCAAAGTATTTTTGATGAGTTCTCCCAAGTAAGCTCAAGACATTATACGTATCAAGGAACCGGCTTAGGACTGCCTATAGTACAAAAATTGCTAGCGCTATCAGGGTCAGAGATACACTTATCTAGCAAGGAAGGAAAAGGTTCTACATTCTTCTTTACACTTGATTTTGAGTTATCAAATGAGGAATTACTTATAGAGCCTATCGTTATAGTAGACGACAAACAACTTAAAAATAAACGCATCCTTATTGTGGATGACAATCGCATTAATCAAATTGTAACTAAGAAAATACTACAAAAACTGGAAGTTACTTGCAGCATTGCAAATAATGGTCAAGAAGCTGTAGAATGTGCTAGGGATAATGAGTATGATCTTATCCTTATGGATATTAATATGCCTGTAAAAGATGGTTTAGAAGCCACAAAGGAAATTAGAATCTTTAATGCTAACATACCTATAATAGCACTTACGGCGGTAGAGGTAAAAGAAATGCGCTACAAAATTTATAATGCTGGACTTACAGATATTATTGTGAAGCCTTATGATATCACTATTTTCAAACGAACAATCCTGCGCAACCTAAAACATACAAATCTTGATCAACCTACTTATACAAAAGAACTTCATATATAA
- a CDS encoding YqaE/Pmp3 family membrane protein: MSILTIILNIIFPPLAVALNKGVGKDLIINIILTILGIIPGIIHAFYVNSK; encoded by the coding sequence ATGTCAATTCTAACCATCATTTTAAATATTATATTTCCACCACTTGCTGTTGCTTTAAACAAAGGCGTAGGTAAGGATTTAATCATAAATATTATCCTTACAATTCTAGGTATAATCCCAGGTATAATACATGCCTTTTATGTTAACAGTAAGTAG
- a CDS encoding DUF547 domain-containing protein — protein sequence MKSITNLALLLVITLSSVYIQAQDTTSFFADADTFFKANVKNGLVNYAAVKANPQALDELLENAASISVSTSDAATYQSFWINAYNLAVIKGITEKYPVKQPLSIKGFFDKNTFKLGGTNITLNDIENKKLRAQFPGEPLFHFVLVCAGLGCPPIINEAYTPAKLKSQLQRQTTLAVNNPNFIKVKGNKVQISQIFEWYKEDFVRNGTEIDFLNKYRKEPISSDAKLSYYPYDWTLNDFK from the coding sequence ATGAAATCAATTACCAACCTCGCACTACTTCTTGTAATCACCTTGTCAAGTGTGTATATCCAAGCTCAAGATACTACATCATTTTTTGCTGATGCAGATACTTTTTTTAAGGCAAACGTAAAAAATGGGCTAGTGAATTATGCCGCTGTAAAGGCAAACCCGCAAGCGCTAGATGAGCTATTAGAAAATGCAGCATCTATATCTGTAAGCACATCTGATGCGGCAACGTATCAATCGTTTTGGATTAACGCATACAATCTAGCAGTAATAAAAGGAATCACAGAGAAGTATCCAGTAAAGCAACCACTATCTATAAAAGGTTTCTTTGATAAAAACACCTTCAAGTTAGGCGGGACAAATATCACTTTAAATGATATAGAAAATAAGAAGTTAAGAGCACAATTTCCAGGTGAACCTCTTTTTCACTTTGTGCTAGTATGTGCAGGACTAGGATGTCCACCTATCATCAATGAGGCATATACACCAGCCAAATTAAAATCACAATTACAACGCCAGACTACGCTTGCTGTAAATAATCCTAACTTCATTAAAGTGAAAGGAAATAAGGTGCAGATTTCTCAAATATTTGAATGGTATAAAGAAGACTTCGTACGTAATGGTACAGAGATAGATTTTTTAAATAAATACCGAAAAGAGCCTATTTCTAGTGATGCAAAGCTTTCATACTATCCATATGATTGGACGCTTAATGATTTTAAATAG
- a CDS encoding head GIN domain-containing protein, giving the protein MKNKYLIVVLLPVMMWFASCDTEDTLSCLKTSGSIITEEYDLASFDSIIVFERVQLIVKDAPEISVLLETGENLLEDFEVYVEDNTLIVKNNASCNLVRDYDTSILRVSHPNLSQIRNSSGSTVLGDGVIGWNTLRLVSDDLIEEDFYHKDGDFDMELDSEDVLLQCNGLSNFFIRGAVTNLDINLLEGDSRLPLQDLAVQNVTIFHRGTNDVLISPQLSITGELRSTGNLILNNTPPIVDVEAFFTGEVIFD; this is encoded by the coding sequence ATGAAAAATAAATATTTAATAGTAGTGTTGTTGCCAGTTATGATGTGGTTTGCATCATGTGATACTGAGGATACATTATCATGTCTCAAAACAAGCGGATCCATAATCACTGAGGAATATGACCTAGCCAGCTTTGATAGTATCATAGTTTTTGAACGTGTGCAATTAATTGTAAAAGATGCTCCAGAGATATCAGTACTACTAGAAACTGGAGAAAACCTGCTAGAAGATTTTGAGGTTTATGTCGAGGATAATACGCTCATTGTAAAAAATAATGCTTCATGTAATCTCGTGAGAGATTATGATACTTCTATATTACGGGTGTCACACCCAAACCTTAGCCAAATTAGAAATAGTAGCGGCAGCACAGTTTTAGGAGATGGAGTAATAGGTTGGAATACTCTGCGCCTAGTGTCTGATGACCTTATTGAGGAAGACTTTTATCATAAAGATGGTGATTTTGATATGGAGCTAGACTCAGAAGATGTGTTACTTCAATGTAATGGGTTATCTAATTTTTTTATACGAGGTGCTGTGACTAATCTAGACATTAACTTGCTGGAAGGTGATAGTAGATTGCCACTACAGGATTTAGCTGTGCAAAATGTTACTATTTTCCATAGGGGTACAAATGATGTATTGATCTCTCCCCAATTATCAATTACAGGAGAACTTAGAAGTACGGGTAATTTGATATTGAATAACACGCCACCTATTGTAGATGTGGAAGCATTTTTTACAGGAGAAGTTATTTTTGATTAG
- a CDS encoding POTRA domain-containing protein — protein sequence MTSFLFSQEPIIEEITFEGLKRVDESLLRRLIKVKSQTAYDSLKVATDIERLNRLPAIANATVVQTKLTDSTYKLTYKIVENFTIIPGLRISEANDGSFAFRVSAFEFNFLGQSQILGGFYQRDVFDSYGAYWEAPFLITNKLGLGVNYIKNVTFEPIYLDQAPINYQKDDVGAEVYGLYEIDFHNKAELGVRVYKESYDIDDTEVQSVLPARLDANKVSLRGEYETNFLNITYQYVEGVRNLLDVRYILGDDGLLEEGLVAQNATAYFKKVGTKGNWASRLQLGYASYYESEFAPFTVDNQFNLRGAGNDIDRGTSFVFVNTEYRHTLIEKDWFVLQGNAFIDAGSIRSPREGFGDLASINNVELYSGLGVRFIHKRIFNAVIRLDYGVGLGATQNRGLVFGIGQYF from the coding sequence ATGACTTCATTTCTTTTTTCACAAGAACCTATTATAGAAGAAATTACTTTTGAAGGATTAAAACGTGTAGATGAATCTTTATTGAGAAGGCTTATTAAAGTAAAATCACAAACGGCATATGACTCTCTTAAAGTAGCAACAGATATTGAGCGTTTAAATAGACTACCAGCCATTGCAAATGCTACAGTTGTTCAAACTAAACTTACAGACAGCACGTACAAACTCACCTATAAAATTGTCGAAAATTTTACCATCATCCCGGGATTACGCATCTCGGAAGCAAATGATGGTAGTTTTGCTTTTCGCGTAAGCGCATTCGAATTTAATTTCCTTGGTCAAAGTCAGATTCTTGGTGGCTTTTATCAACGGGATGTTTTTGACTCCTATGGAGCCTACTGGGAAGCGCCTTTCTTAATTACTAACAAATTGGGGTTAGGTGTCAACTATATTAAAAATGTAACTTTTGAACCTATTTACCTAGATCAGGCTCCTATAAACTACCAGAAAGATGATGTGGGTGCAGAGGTTTATGGGTTGTATGAAATAGATTTTCATAATAAAGCAGAGTTAGGAGTGAGAGTGTATAAAGAATCTTACGACATTGATGATACGGAGGTGCAAAGTGTACTGCCAGCAAGACTTGATGCAAATAAAGTTTCTCTACGCGGAGAGTATGAGACTAATTTTTTAAACATTACGTATCAATATGTAGAGGGAGTGCGCAATCTCCTTGATGTGCGATATATTCTAGGTGATGATGGACTCTTAGAGGAAGGGCTAGTAGCACAAAACGCAACAGCATATTTTAAAAAAGTAGGAACAAAGGGTAACTGGGCTAGTAGACTACAGCTAGGATATGCTTCTTATTATGAATCTGAGTTTGCTCCTTTTACGGTTGATAATCAATTTAACCTTAGAGGAGCAGGAAATGATATTGATAGAGGGACATCCTTTGTTTTTGTAAATACAGAATATAGACATACACTTATAGAAAAGGATTGGTTTGTACTTCAAGGAAATGCTTTTATAGATGCTGGATCAATACGGAGTCCTAGAGAAGGGTTTGGTGATCTAGCCAGTATCAATAATGTGGAGCTATACTCTGGTCTTGGAGTGCGTTTTATTCATAAACGTATTTTTAATGCGGTAATTAGATTAGACTATGGTGTCGGATTAGGGGCTACCCAAAATCGGGGTCTCGTATTTGGGATAGGGCAGTATTTTTAA
- a CDS encoding NAD(P)/FAD-dependent oxidoreductase — protein MQEHIVIIGNGISGVTTARHIRKASDKKITIISAETDHFFSRTALMYIYMGHMKYEHTKPYEDYFWKKNRIDLKRAFVETVDHENKQLLLSGGEKMSYDKLVLAVGSKPNKFGWPGQDLDGVQGLYSKQDLDKLEANAPDNKTCKRAVVVGGGLIGIEMVEMLLTRDIPVTFLVRENNFWNGVLPLGESQMLNRHIKSHHVDLRLGFNLDSILADDHGKVRAITIKETGEEIACNVVGLTAGVSPNVAFLKDSGIEIGRGIKVNPMLETNIKDIYAIGDCAEQHEGINGRRPIEAVWYTGRMMGEALAQTLTGKPTAYNPGHWFNSAKFMDIEYQTYGWVFSKPKEGNTHFHWMHKDDNKCITIEMQEGTRKFIGINNFGIRLRHELFDRWLTEGQTTDYVLEHLKDANFDPELYTHYEKEILAEYNKQYGTSLAPKKKSWKRIFA, from the coding sequence ATGCAAGAACATATCGTCATTATAGGCAACGGGATTTCTGGCGTTACAACCGCCCGTCACATCCGCAAAGCTTCTGACAAAAAGATCACCATCATTTCTGCCGAAACGGATCACTTCTTTTCTCGCACAGCGCTTATGTATATCTATATGGGACATATGAAATATGAGCACACAAAACCGTATGAAGATTACTTCTGGAAGAAAAACCGTATTGATCTCAAACGCGCTTTTGTAGAGACAGTAGATCACGAGAATAAGCAATTATTACTCTCTGGTGGTGAAAAAATGAGTTATGATAAACTCGTGCTTGCTGTGGGGTCAAAACCTAATAAATTTGGCTGGCCAGGACAAGATCTCGATGGTGTACAAGGGTTGTATTCAAAACAAGATTTAGATAAACTAGAAGCAAATGCTCCAGATAACAAAACGTGTAAACGTGCTGTGGTAGTAGGTGGAGGTCTTATAGGTATTGAGATGGTAGAGATGTTACTCACTCGTGACATCCCTGTGACTTTTTTAGTTCGCGAGAATAACTTCTGGAACGGAGTGCTCCCTTTAGGTGAAAGCCAGATGCTCAATCGTCACATAAAAAGTCATCATGTAGATTTACGATTAGGTTTTAATCTAGACAGTATTCTAGCAGATGATCATGGTAAAGTGCGCGCTATAACTATAAAAGAGACTGGCGAAGAGATTGCTTGTAACGTTGTAGGGCTTACCGCTGGTGTGTCTCCTAATGTGGCTTTCTTAAAAGATAGCGGTATTGAGATAGGACGAGGTATCAAGGTCAATCCTATGCTAGAGACTAATATAAAAGATATTTATGCCATAGGTGATTGTGCAGAGCAACACGAGGGTATAAATGGTCGCAGACCGATTGAGGCTGTCTGGTATACTGGTAGAATGATGGGCGAGGCACTTGCTCAGACACTTACTGGAAAACCTACAGCATATAACCCTGGTCACTGGTTTAACAGTGCAAAATTTATGGATATAGAGTACCAGACGTATGGTTGGGTTTTCTCAAAACCTAAAGAAGGTAATACGCACTTTCACTGGATGCATAAGGATGATAATAAATGTATCACTATCGAGATGCAAGAAGGTACTCGTAAGTTTATAGGAATAAATAATTTTGGGATTAGGCTGCGTCATGAACTCTTTGACCGCTGGCTTACCGAAGGGCAAACTACAGACTATGTACTAGAGCATCTTAAGGATGCCAACTTTGATCCGGAGCTCTACACGCATTACGAAAAAGAAATCCTAGCTGAGTACAACAAACAATACGGAACTTCTCTCGCTCCTAAGAAAAAGAGCTGGAAAAGAATCTTTGCATAA